From the Synechococcus sp. KORDI-49 genome, the window TCTGACGAAGCCGGCTGCGTGGCATCGAGCAGTCCCTGGAGGATCGCCAGTGTCACACGTGCGCGATGCATCGGACCGGCACCGATCCGAACCGGACGGGACGCTCGGCGAGCGGTGATTCAGACGTTGAAGAGGAACTCCATCACATCCCCTTCCGCCACCTCGTACTCCTTGCCTTCACTGCGCAGCCACCCCTTGCTCTTGGCTTCCACCAGGGATCCGGCTTCCAGCAGCTTCTCCCAGCCGATGGTCTGCGCCCGGATGAAGCCGCGCTCGAAATCCGTGTGGATGACGCCGGCGGCCTGAGGCGCTGTCATGCCGGCCTTGAAGGTCCAGGCACGGGTCTCCTTCTCGCCGGTGGTGAAGTAGGTGCGCAGGCCCAGCAGGCGGTACGTCGCCCGGATCAGACTCTGCAATCCACCTTCTTCGACACCCAGTCCGGAGAGGTAGTCGGCCCGTTCCTCCTCCCCGAGCTCGATCAGTTCCGCCTCCACCTGAGCGGAGATCCGCACGGTTTCCGCGCCCTCCTTTTCGGCCAGTGCGATCACCTCGGTGCAGAAGGCGTTGCCGCCAGCGAGATCCTCCTCGCTGACGTTGGTGGCGTAGATGATCGGTTTGCCGGTGAGCAGACCGAGCGGCTTGATCAGAGGCGCCTCCTCCTCGGTCAACGCAACGCTGCGCGCCGCACCCCCTTCTTCAAGAACGCACTGGATGCGCTCGAGGGCGGCGTCTTCGGTCTGGGCCTCCTTGCTGGTGCGAACCTGCTTCTTGAGTCGCTCGCGGCGCTTCTCGATCTGAGCGAGATCCGCAAGCCCCAGCTCCAGGTTGATCACCTCAGCGTCACGGGACGGTCCCACGGAACCGGACACGTGAATGACGTCATCGTCCTCGAAGCAACGGATCACGTGAACGATCGCGTCGACCTCGCGGATGTTGGAGAGAAATTTGTTGCCCAGGCCTTCACCCTGACTGGCACCCTTCACCAGGCCAGCGATGTCGACGAACTCCATCCGGGTGGGAATCGTGTTCAGACTGCTGCTGAGCTCCGTGAGCCGGTCCAGGCGTTCATCCGGCACGGCGACGCTGCCGACGTTGGGCTCGATCGTGCAGAAAGGGAAGTTCGCCGCCTGGGCCTGAGCGTTGGCCACAAGCGCATTGAACAGGGTGGACTTGCCGACGTTGGGCAGCCCGACAATTCCAGCTTTGAGCATGCGCCGGAATCTACCGGCAAGCGGCGAGACTGTTGTGAACTTTTGTTGGCCCATGCTGAAGACCGAGCAGCGCCCTGCGCTTCAGCCCACCCCAACCGTGCCGGACAGCCCTCCTCCACAGCGATCCTTCCTCCAGCGCAACCGAC encodes:
- the ychF gene encoding redox-regulated ATPase YchF; translated protein: MLKAGIVGLPNVGKSTLFNALVANAQAQAANFPFCTIEPNVGSVAVPDERLDRLTELSSSLNTIPTRMEFVDIAGLVKGASQGEGLGNKFLSNIREVDAIVHVIRCFEDDDVIHVSGSVGPSRDAEVINLELGLADLAQIEKRRERLKKQVRTSKEAQTEDAALERIQCVLEEGGAARSVALTEEEAPLIKPLGLLTGKPIIYATNVSEEDLAGGNAFCTEVIALAEKEGAETVRISAQVEAELIELGEEERADYLSGLGVEEGGLQSLIRATYRLLGLRTYFTTGEKETRAWTFKAGMTAPQAAGVIHTDFERGFIRAQTIGWEKLLEAGSLVEAKSKGWLRSEGKEYEVAEGDVMEFLFNV